GGGAACTCGCCGAACGGACCCTCGCGGCCCAGCAGGCACTGGCCGGTGCGTCCACCGGTGCGCGGGCGAGGGCCTCCCAGCTGGCGGACACCCCCACCTACCTCGATGTCTCGCGGCTGCGGGTGCCGTACACGCGGCCGTCAATAAGCTACCGCCTCTACCGCTCGGCCCACCGGTACAGTCACGCCACGATGACCGCGGTGAAGGTGTTCATCGCCTGCCTCGCGGCCAGCGTCGTCGGCATCGCGTTCGGCCTTGACCGACCGGACTGGGCGATCGTCTCCGCGCTGCTCATCCTGCAGTGGGGCCCGGACCGCCTGCTCGGCTCGGTGCTCGGCATCGGCCTGTTCGCCGGCCTCCACCTCCTCGACCTCGGCCCCTGGGGGTTGCTGCTGGCGCTGGCGGCGTGCCAGTTCTTCGCCGAGATCTTCGTCGTCCGCAACTACGTCCTCTGCGTCATCGCCACCACCCCGCTCGCGCTCATGATGGGTAACGCCCTGCAGCTCCCGCTCGGCGAGACCGTGGTCTCCCGCACGATCGAGGTGCTGCTCTCGGTCATCTTCGCCGTCGGCGTGCTGTGGGTGGTGCTTCGCGACGCCGAGCCCGCCCACCACGCACGCCTGCTCACCGCCGCCCCCGACGACGTCCTGCCCCAGCGCCGGGACCTCCAGTTCGAGCTGCTCAGCGAACGCCGCGCCGTCCAGTCCCTGGCCGCCAACCTGCCCGAGGTCGCCATTGAGCGACGGGCCACCCATCTGGAGGTGCAGGCCGCCGGCTACGCCCTGCTCGACCGCTGCAACGACCGCCCCGACCAGCGGCTGCCCATCGGCGACATCCAGGCCGTGGCCGACCGCGTCAGCCGCGACTGAACAGCAGGTCCTGCACGACCTCCTGCCGCACCGGCCGCAACCCCCACGCGTCGAGACCGACGTCGACCATCCCCGGCCCGGTGTCCGGGTGCGACCGGTGCAGATGCCCGTGGACGAGGTGGTCGACGCTGAGCCGGACCTCGTCGTGCCGCGACTCCATCCCCTCATGGTCCAGGCCCGGGCGGGGGAAGTGGCTGAGATAGACCGAACGCCCCTCCCACCGCAGCTTCTGATAGGCCTGCACCGACGCGAAGACCTCGAGGAAGTGCTTCTGCATCCGGAACGCCGACTTGTGGATCGGGTGGCAGGAGTCGTGGTTGCCGGCGATCAGGTGCATCTCCAGGTGCCCGCCGTGTGTGGCCAGCAGATCCAGGGCCCGGCGTTCCTCCTCCGGCGCCCCGCGGGAGAGGTCACCGAGGATCCACAGCCGGTCCCCCGGCGGCAGCGCCTGGATCCCGGCGAGGACCTGCCGGTCATGCACTGCAACCTCCATGCCCCGCAGCCGGGCGACGAAGCGGTGGCCCAGGTGCAGGTCGGAGGTGAACCAGACGGTCATGGTGTCCAGCCTATTCCGCGCCCTGTGCGGCCTGGCTGAGAGCCTGTTCGAAGACCTCGACCGGCTGCGCCCCGGAGACGGCCAGACGTCCGTCGAAGACGAAGAAGGGCACGCCCCGGACACCGATCTGCCGGGCCAGCGCGATGTCCTCATTCACCTCGTCGGCGAACGCCGTCTCATCGGCGAGCACCCCGTCGACCTCCGCGCGGTCGAGACCGACCCGCCCGGCGAACTCGCGGAGCTGGTCGTGGTCGGCGATGTTGCGGCCGTCGGTGAAGTAGGCGTGCTTGACCAGCTCGTCCCACTCGATCCCCCGGCCGTGGGCGCGGGCCAGGTGACCGAGGCGGTGAGCGGTGAGGGTGTTGACCATCACCGACTCCCGCCAGTTGAAGTCCAGGCCGACGGCCGCGGCGCGTTCGGCCAGGGCGTCATTCATCTGCTCGACCTGCGCCAGCGGCATCCCCTTGCGCCGGGTGAGGTACTCGGCGGCGGTGCCGTCCGGGGTCGTCGGGGCGTCCGGGTCGAGCTGGAAGCTGCGCCACACCACCTCCACATCCTCCCGGCCCTGGAAGTTCTCCAGGGCCAGGGTGAGGTGGCGTTCACCGACGGTGCAGAACGGGCAGATGTAGTCGGACCAGATGTCGATTCTCATGCCTTCACGCTAGCGGTCCCAGACGCGGTGCTCCTTGAGCAGCGGGGTGAGCCCGTCGACGGCGTCGGTGAGCGTTGCCACCGTCACCACGCCCGGCGCGCCGAGATCCAGGTGAACCTGGTCGAGGCCGTCACGCAGCGCGATGGCCTTCTGGTGGCGGAATGCCTCGGCGAGCAGGACGTCGACCTCGTAACGCTCCGCCAGGTCGGCGACGACGACGGCGTCGAACTCGATGGAGCGGGCGGTGTCGTAGGTCCGGGAGATGTCCGTCTGACCGAGCTTGCCGCCGTGCTCACCGACGACGAGCGGGACCATCCCGGCGGCGTCGATCGCCACGACCAGGTCGGCCACCGCGTCGGCCGGGGTGTCGTCGGTGGTGAGGATGCCGATCTGGCGGCCGTCGATGGGCCAGGTGTCACCGATCTGGGCCAGGGCCGGGCTGGGGGTGACGTCGGCGAGCTCCGCCTTCTCCGGGGCGGGCAGGCCCAGGTTCTTCGCCACCGTGGCGGCCAGGTCGGTGTCGATCCGGGCGAGGTTGCCCAGCTGCCGGACCTTGACGGCCTCCTCGTAGCACTTGCCCAGCTCGAAGGAGTAAGCGCTGGCCACGTGCTCCTGCTCCGTCTCCGTCAGCGACAGGTAGAACAGGCGGGCCTGGGAGAAGTGGTCGTCGAAGCTGGCGGACTGCTCCCGGGTGAGGGTGGCTGCGGGCAGTGCCACGGGGACGTCGATACGCGCACCCTCGGTGGTGGGGAACGGGTTCCCCGCGTCGAGGGAGTTCGGGTGGTACGGGGCGACGCCGGCATGCGCACCGACCTGGTGCATGCCCTCGCGGAACATGTCGTTGACCGGCGCATGCGGACGGTTGATGGGCAGCTGGTTGAAGTTCGGGCCACCCAGGCGCGAGAGCTGCGTGTCCAGGTAGGAGAACAGGCGACCCTGCAGCAGCGGATCAGCGGTGACGTCGATGCCCGGGACCAGATGGCCGGGGTGGAACGCCACCTGCTCGGTCTGCTCGAAGTAGTTGGTGGGGTTGGCGGTCAGCGTCATCGTGCCGATGACCTGCACCGGCGCCAGCTCCTCCGGGACGAGCTTGGTCGGGTCGAGCAGGTCGATGCCCTCGAAGGTCTGCTCCTCGGTGTCCGGGAAGACCTGGACGCCCAGGTCCCACTGCGGGTAGGCGCCCGCCTCGATGGCGTCGGCGAGATCGCGGCGGTGGAAATCCGGGTCCACGCCACCGGCGATCTGGGCCTCCTCCCAGATCAACGAGTGCACGCCGAGCTTCGGCTTCCAGTGGAACTTCACCAGCGTGGTCTCACCCTTGTCGTTGCTCAGGCGGAAGGTGTGGACACCGAAGGCCTCCATCATCCGGTACGAGCGCGGGATGCCGCGGTCGGACATGTTCCAGATGGTGTGGTGCTGCGCCTCGGTGTGCAGGGAGACGAAGTCCCAGAACGTGTCGTGCGCGCTCTGCGCCTGCGGGATCTCCCGGTCCGGGTGCGGCTTACCGGCGTGGATGACGTCCGGGAACTTGATGCCGTCCTGGATGAAGAAGATCGGCATGTTGTTGCCCACCAGGTCCCAGGTGCCTTCGTCGGTGTAGAACTTCGTGGCGAAACCGCGGGTGTCACGGACCGTGTCCGCCGAACCACGCGAGCCCAGCACCGTGGAGATACGGACGAAGACGTCGGTCTCCTTCCCCTCGGCGAACAGACCCGCCGAGCAGATGTCGGCGGCCGCACCGTTGGCCACGAACACACCGTGCGCGCCCGCGCCCCGGGCATGGACCACCCGCTCCGGGATGCGCTCATGATCGAAGTGGGTGATCTTCTCCCGCAGGTGGTGGTCCTGCAGCAGCACCGGGCCCCGCTCCCCGGCCTTGAGCGACTTGTCCGTCTCCGGCACGCGCTGGCCGGTGGAGGTGGTCAGGTACTCCCCCTGCTGGGAGCGCGGGTCCGGGTCGGCGTCCGCGCCGGGTGTCAGGGGGTGGCCGGTGGCGGAGACATTCGCCGGGGCCTGCTGGTCCTGCTTCGGCGGCAGCGGCGGCACCGGGGTGGTCGGCTCCGCGACCTCCGCCGGCTGCACGCCCGGCACGCCGGGCGGCTGGACGGCTGCGTCGGCCGCCTTCTTCGCGGCGTTCTTCTTCGCGTTCTTCTTGGCGTTCTTGGCGTTCTTCTCAGCCATGGTCATCCTCTGCATGTTGTCCGGATTCAGTGCTCCCGGCCGACACCGGCCGGGGCCACCACTTTACGCTGAAATCAACTGTCTCTTATGTGAGCGGGGTGCGACAACGCCCGGGAGTGTGGGCGGGGACACGCAGGCAGATGCGAGCGCACGTACAGTGGCGGGCACCAACCCACCGGACCACCAGAAGGAGCACCCCATGACCGAGAACACCACCCCGTTGACCCGCGAGCACGTCGTCGACGTCATGCGCAGCGAGCGCTTCGTCATGCTCACCTCCCTGTCCACCACCGGCAAGCTGCACTCCCACCCGATGACCCCGCTCGAGGTCACCGATGACGCCGACGTGTACTTCTTCGTCAACGTCAGCACCGACCACGCCGGCAACCTGCGCCACGACTCCCGCGTCAACGTCGCCTTCACCGACAACACCACGTGGCTGTCCGTCGCCGGCGAGGCCACCTTCCTCGAGGAGCGGAGAAGACCGCCAAGATCGACGAGCTGTGGAACGACGCCACCGCCGCCTGGTACGAGGGCGGCAAGAATGACGCCAACCTCGGCGTCGTCCGCGTCACCTCCCAGGCCGCCCAGCTGTGGAACCAGGAGGGCGGCATGGTCAGCCAGTTCCTCGACTTCGCCAAGGCGCGCATCTCCGGGGAGAAGCCCGACGGCGGCACCGGCACCATCAACCTCTGACGGCTCTGCGGCGCGCCCCACCTGCGAGCGCGTCGACCGGCCCGCCCGGGTGGCGCCGGACCCGTCCGAAACGGGCACCGCCCCACCCACCTGACCTGCACGAACAGCCCGATCGAACCCTGCCCGATCGGGCACATCGTTTTGCGCTTATGCAGGAACAACAGATAATGGTGCGGAACTGTCCTCAATATGGCCTGGCAACGGGCTGGCGAAAGGTACGCACCCGTGTCATCAGAGCCCACGTCCGGATCAACCGCGGTCTCCGCAGAGACCCCCTCCCCCTATCCGCATGATCTCCACCCCGGCCTCGTCCGGGGAATCGACGTCGGGGAGCAGCGCAACCGCTTCGGCATCGACAAGATCGTCTTCTTCATCACCGCCGTCATCATCGTCTCCTTCATCGCCTGGGGTGTCACCTCCCCGGAGTCGGTGTCCACCGCCTCGACGGCGGCCTTCGACTGGGCGATCGTCAACACCGGCTGGCTGCTCAACCTCACGATGGCCCTCGGTCTGGTGGTCATGCTCTACATCGGTTTCTCCCGCCTGGGCCGCATCAAGCTGGGCACCGACGACTCCGAGCCGGAATTCTCCCGCTTCTCCTGGGTGGCCATGATGTTCGGCGCCGGCATCGGCGTGGGCATCTTCTTCTACGGCCCCTCCGAGCCGCTGGCCTACTACGTCTCCCCGCCGCCCCACACCGTCGAGGCCGGCACCGCGGAGGCCCTCCACCAGGCCGTCGCCCAGTCCCACTTCCACTGGGGCCTGTCCGCCTGGGCGATGTACGCCCTCGTCGGCGGCGCCATCGCGTACTCCTCCTACCGTCGTGGCCGCGTGCCGCTCATCTCCTCGGTGTTCAAGCCGCTGTTCGGTTCCCGCGGCACGGACGGCATCGTCGGCAAGATCATCGACATCATGGCGATCATCGCCACCCTCTTCGGCACCGCCGCCACCCTCGGCCTGTCCGCCGTGCAGATCGGCCAGGGCGTGGAGATCATCTCCGGCGCCGGCCCGCTGACCAACAACATCCTGCTCGTCATCATCGCGGTCCTCTCGGTCGGCTTCATCGTCTCCGCCGTCTCCGGTGTCACCCGCGGCATCCGCCTGCTGTCCAACACGAACATCTCCCTTACCCTCGGCCTCGTCGCCTTCGTCTTCCTCGCAGGCCCGACGCTGTTCCTGTTCAACCTCATCCCCTCCGGCATCGCCGTCTACCTCGACGAGCTGCTGCCGATGATCAGCAAGTCCCTGTCCTGGGGCGATGACACCGTCGAGTTCCAGGGCTGGTGGACCGCCTTCTACTGGGCGTGGTGGATCGCCTGGACCCCGTTCGTGGGCATGTTCATCGCCAAGATCTCCCGCGGCCGCACCCTGCGCGAGTTCGTCCTGGTCACCATGCTCGCCCCCACCACCATCCTCATCCTGGCGTTCACCGTCTTCGGCGGCACCGCCATCCGCAACAGCCAGAACGGTGTCGAGGGTTTCGACGGCTCCGCCTCCTCCCAGCAGGTCCTGTTCGACATGTTCGGTCAGCTGCCGCTGGCGCAGATCACCCCGTTCATCCTCATCCTCGTGCTGGCGATCTTCTTCGTCACCTCCGCCGACTCCGCGTCCCTGGTCATGGGCACCATGTCCTCCAAGGGCGACCCGGAGCCGAACAAGCTGGTCGTGGTGTTCTGGGGCCTGTGCATGATGGGCATCGCCATCGTCATGCTGCTGGCCGGCGGCGAGACCACCCTCACCGCCCTGCAGAACCTCACCATCCTCATCGCCCTGCCGTTCTCCGCGGTGCTGCTGCTCATGATGGTCGCCTTCGTCCGCGACCTGCGCACCGACCCGGCCTACATCCGCCGCACCTACGCCCGCTCCGCCGTGGAGAACGCGGTGGTCCGTGGCCTCGAGGAGCACGGCGACGACTTCGGCCTCGCCGTCGAGCCCGCTCCCGAGGGGCGTGGCGCCGGCGCCGACTTCGACTCCACCGCCGAGAACGTCACCGAGTGGTACCAGCGCACCGACGAGGACGGCAACGCCGTCGACTACGACTACGACACCGGCGAGTGGGCCGACGGCTGGACCCCAGACTCCGACGACACCACAGACACCGCCGACGCGCCGGTGGACGCCGACGGTGACCACGGCGACGTCGAGAAGCAGCGGCGCACCGACCCCGGCAGCTGGGCGGACGACGCCCACGACGGGACGCAGCGCTAGAAGATGAGGTCGTCCTCGTCGCAGATGGTCGCCTTGTCGACGAGTTCGGCGGGCATGCCGTCCGCAGCGATCCGCTCCGCCAGATAACAACCCGTGGTCATGCCCAGGCCACGGGTTTCTCCGTGCGCGCGGTAGGGCGCCCACTCGCCCCCGGCCCAGGTGAACACCTGCAGCCAGTCCGACTGGTACAGCGCGGCGCGCGCCCAGTCCCCGTCGCAGTAGAGCATCATGTCCATCTCCTCGTACCCGCTCACCTGCTGGATCGCACTGACCTCACAGGGGCCGCCTGCCGGCTCCTCGCTTGTCGACGCCGCCGTGGTCACCGCCGGCGCGGCCGATTCCGGCGCTGCGGTGCCCGCTGGTGTGGCCGCCGGCTGCATGGTCGAGGTGACCACCACCGTCGAGGTGACCGGGGCAGCCTGCTCCGATCCGGTGTCCGTGCACCCGGCCAGGGCGAGGGCACCGGCGGCGCCTCCGGCGAGGACGAGGCGGGGCAGGCGTGGGGTCCACAGAGTCATGGGGGCTCCTTGAATCGGCTGGTCAACTACCTGCGATCCTAGGGCCACGGCGTCGGTCGCGACAGGGTTCCGGGGAGAGTTCCCCGTGTATAACGTCTTAACCACGGACCCTTTACAGCCCTTCACATCCGGGATAATCTGTGACGTACACAACATTCCAGTCCGTTCACATCTGAGGAGTCCGCCACTTCCCCATCCCGGAAGGGAGCCGAGATCATGGACCTCAAACTCCATCCCCGCACCGTCCAGTTCAGCGTCGAGCTGGCCCGTGCGTGGCCTCACCTGAGCATCCCGCAGGCCACCTCCGCCGCCCTGCAGCTGGCGGAGAACGTGGAGCTGGAGCGTTTCGAGGACTTCGGCGCCCTCATGGGCCTGGTCAACCGCCTGCACCTGCGGCCGGAGTCGGAGTGGGCGGCGTTCGGTTACCTCCCCACCGCGGATGCGATCCCCGTCCGCCTGGAACAGCCCCGGGAGAGCATCCGCAGCCGGATCACCTTCGAGGACCACTACCTCTCCACCCAGACCCGGCGCGCCCACACCAGTTCCGTCCACCTGCCGTCGCACGCGGACTCGGTCAACGGCTGGCGTCGTCGGCTGGGCACGACCACGGAGCCGTCGCTGGCGTACGCGGAGTTCACCGCCACAGGCTTCGGCCGGACGATCCCGATGCGCCGGGTGGAGATGCTGGGCAACCTGTGGAAGATCGGTGCGGTGGCCACGTGGGAGACCGAGCGCGACGACGAGACCTCGTGGTGCTACCTCCACCAGACCCCCGTGACGGGTGAGCAGCCGTCGCCGATGATCAACGAGTGGGACTCCTGGTACCAGCTGCGGATCAACCCGGAGATCGGCCGGGACGTCATCGTGGAGATCGCCCGGTGTGTCGCCGAGATCTTCCTCGGCTACGTGGACAAGGTGTTCGCTCCCCCGGTGGACGCCGGCACGCTGCGCGGTCCCGAGTCGGAGGCGGCGGCCTACATCGCACTGGAGCGGTTGTGGATCCCGGCGCGCAGCCGCCGCACCGAATGGTTCCGCCAGTACACCGCGCGGGAACCGATGCCCGCAGGGTTCCGCTGGGACGCCGTCTTCCGGGCCGCGGCCGAGGTGGAGGACCTGCTGCGCGGCGACACGGGGCCGGCCACCGCCTGAGCCCGGCCTAGACTGGGAGGGTGAACACCTACACCACCGCCGAGAAGAACCTCGCGGCCGGCTTCGCCTTCATCGCCGGTTTCATCGATTCCGTCGGCTTCATCTTCCTCGGTGGCGTGTTCCTGTCCTTCATGTCGGGCAACACGACCCGCATCGCCACCTCCACCATCGACGGCGACCCCGAACTGGCGTGGCTCGCGGGTTCCGCGGTCCTCATGTTCCTGCTCGGCGTCATGGAGGGCGCCCTCGTGCGCCGCCTGGCCATGCGCCGCCTGCCGCCGGACCGCATCCGCGAGGTGGTGCTGGCCAACATGTGCGTGCTGTTCACCGCCTCCTCCCTCCTCGTGCTTGTCGACGCCCCCGCCGCCGCCATCATCGCCGCCGCCCTCGGCATCGGCGCCATGAACA
Above is a window of Corynebacterium suedekumii DNA encoding:
- a CDS encoding FUSC family protein, which translates into the protein MGTVVWGQIEAGSSHWWLLLTVAFATTIAGVGVFVANALRLPPPGPWFILLVAGASTMTHRLDLNPVEVAAWASVGVVSSIIVGMAPALVRPHGPEEEAVDTLEATVAAIPRDGRDAPLSVERIHQAQTALAHAWVTLGDAGVIHGGRIAPGGRRELAERTLAAQQALAGASTGARARASQLADTPTYLDVSRLRVPYTRPSISYRLYRSAHRYSHATMTAVKVFIACLAASVVGIAFGLDRPDWAIVSALLILQWGPDRLLGSVLGIGLFAGLHLLDLGPWGLLLALAACQFFAEIFVVRNYVLCVIATTPLALMMGNALQLPLGETVVSRTIEVLLSVIFAVGVLWVVLRDAEPAHHARLLTAAPDDVLPQRRDLQFELLSERRAVQSLAANLPEVAIERRATHLEVQAAGYALLDRCNDRPDQRLPIGDIQAVADRVSRD
- a CDS encoding metallophosphoesterase family protein, producing the protein MTVWFTSDLHLGHRFVARLRGMEVAVHDRQVLAGIQALPPGDRLWILGDLSRGAPEEERRALDLLATHGGHLEMHLIAGNHDSCHPIHKSAFRMQKHFLEVFASVQAYQKLRWEGRSVYLSHFPRPGLDHEGMESRHDEVRLSVDHLVHGHLHRSHPDTGPGMVDVGLDAWGLRPVRQEVVQDLLFSRG
- a CDS encoding DsbA family oxidoreductase — its product is MRIDIWSDYICPFCTVGERHLTLALENFQGREDVEVVWRSFQLDPDAPTTPDGTAAEYLTRRKGMPLAQVEQMNDALAERAAAVGLDFNWRESVMVNTLTAHRLGHLARAHGRGIEWDELVKHAYFTDGRNIADHDQLREFAGRVGLDRAEVDGVLADETAFADEVNEDIALARQIGVRGVPFFVFDGRLAVSGAQPVEVFEQALSQAAQGAE
- a CDS encoding catalase yields the protein MAEKNAKNAKKNAKKNAAKKAADAAVQPPGVPGVQPAEVAEPTTPVPPLPPKQDQQAPANVSATGHPLTPGADADPDPRSQQGEYLTTSTGQRVPETDKSLKAGERGPVLLQDHHLREKITHFDHERIPERVVHARGAGAHGVFVANGAAADICSAGLFAEGKETDVFVRISTVLGSRGSADTVRDTRGFATKFYTDEGTWDLVGNNMPIFFIQDGIKFPDVIHAGKPHPDREIPQAQSAHDTFWDFVSLHTEAQHHTIWNMSDRGIPRSYRMMEAFGVHTFRLSNDKGETTLVKFHWKPKLGVHSLIWEEAQIAGGVDPDFHRRDLADAIEAGAYPQWDLGVQVFPDTEEQTFEGIDLLDPTKLVPEELAPVQVIGTMTLTANPTNYFEQTEQVAFHPGHLVPGIDVTADPLLQGRLFSYLDTQLSRLGGPNFNQLPINRPHAPVNDMFREGMHQVGAHAGVAPYHPNSLDAGNPFPTTEGARIDVPVALPAATLTREQSASFDDHFSQARLFYLSLTETEQEHVASAYSFELGKCYEEAVKVRQLGNLARIDTDLAATVAKNLGLPAPEKAELADVTPSPALAQIGDTWPIDGRQIGILTTDDTPADAVADLVVAIDAAGMVPLVVGEHGGKLGQTDISRTYDTARSIEFDAVVVADLAERYEVDVLLAEAFRHQKAIALRDGLDQVHLDLGAPGVVTVATLTDAVDGLTPLLKEHRVWDR
- a CDS encoding pyridoxamine 5'-phosphate oxidase family protein; its protein translation is MAVRRRRGHLPRGAEKTAKIDELWNDATAAWYEGGKNDANLGVVRVTSQAAQLWNQEGGMVSQFLDFAKARISGEKPDGGTGTINL
- a CDS encoding BCCT family transporter, which gives rise to MAWQRAGERYAPVSSEPTSGSTAVSAETPSPYPHDLHPGLVRGIDVGEQRNRFGIDKIVFFITAVIIVSFIAWGVTSPESVSTASTAAFDWAIVNTGWLLNLTMALGLVVMLYIGFSRLGRIKLGTDDSEPEFSRFSWVAMMFGAGIGVGIFFYGPSEPLAYYVSPPPHTVEAGTAEALHQAVAQSHFHWGLSAWAMYALVGGAIAYSSYRRGRVPLISSVFKPLFGSRGTDGIVGKIIDIMAIIATLFGTAATLGLSAVQIGQGVEIISGAGPLTNNILLVIIAVLSVGFIVSAVSGVTRGIRLLSNTNISLTLGLVAFVFLAGPTLFLFNLIPSGIAVYLDELLPMISKSLSWGDDTVEFQGWWTAFYWAWWIAWTPFVGMFIAKISRGRTLREFVLVTMLAPTTILILAFTVFGGTAIRNSQNGVEGFDGSASSQQVLFDMFGQLPLAQITPFILILVLAIFFVTSADSASLVMGTMSSKGDPEPNKLVVVFWGLCMMGIAIVMLLAGGETTLTALQNLTILIALPFSAVLLLMMVAFVRDLRTDPAYIRRTYARSAVENAVVRGLEEHGDDFGLAVEPAPEGRGAGADFDSTAENVTEWYQRTDEDGNAVDYDYDTGEWADGWTPDSDDTTDTADAPVDADGDHGDVEKQRRTDPGSWADDAHDGTQR
- a CDS encoding YoaK family protein translates to MNTYTTAEKNLAAGFAFIAGFIDSVGFIFLGGVFLSFMSGNTTRIATSTIDGDPELAWLAGSAVLMFLLGVMEGALVRRLAMRRLPPDRIREVVLANMCVLFTASSLLVLVDAPAAAIIAAALGIGAMNSIFERSGEVAIPLTYMTGTLVKMGQRFVDAFFGGTHTAWLEHLRMWAALSAGAFVGAIAYRGLGMHAILVATALTLLLSLVAVLMRIRGRRHGSRVRVTVEPY